In Oryzias melastigma strain HK-1 linkage group LG16, ASM292280v2, whole genome shotgun sequence, a single genomic region encodes these proteins:
- the LOC112143274 gene encoding cytochrome P450 11B, mitochondrial isoform X2 codes for MSTGVSACVRASGSSGPRFLGPAQPKALCMTAAGTVVDGKLETAKPVRKRGVDGRVRRFEEIPHTGRNGWINLLKFWRENRFQQLHKHMERTFNALGPIYREKVGTLSSVNILLPSDISELFKSEGLHPRRMTLEPWATHRETRNHRKGVFLKNGEEWRSDRLQLNKEVMMSAAVRRFLPLLDDVAKDFCRMLEDRVEREGRRAEEAKRSLTIDPSPDLFRFALEASCHVLYGERIGLFSSSPSLESQKFIWAVERMLTTTPPLLYLPPRLLLRLGAPLWTEHATAWDHIFSHAEARIQKAYQRLSSSGTMAAGGLYSGVLGQLMEKGKLSLDLIKANITELMAGGVDTTAVPLQFGLFELGRNPEVQDRVRQQVKRSWEQAGGDPQKALQGAPLLKGTIKEILRLYPVGITVQRYPVKDIVLQNYHIPAGTMVQACLYPMGRSSQVFEEPLNFDPGRWSSSREEGQRGEVMGFRSLAFGFGARQCVGRRIAENEMQLLLMHILLRFHLSVPSSEDLQTTATLILQPKTPPRITFSKL; via the exons ATGTCCACAGGAGTGAGCGCATGTGTCAGAGCATCAGGCTCTTCTGGGCCCAGATTTTTGGGCCCGGCTCAGCCGAAAGCTCTCTGCATGACTGCAGCGGGGACTGTGGTGGATGGGAAGCTGGAAACGGCGAAACCAGTCAGGAAGAGGGGTGTGGATGGACGAGTGCGCAGGTTTGAGGAGATCCCTCACACGGGGAGGAACGGCTGGATCAACCTGCTGAAGTTCTGGAGAGAAAACCGTTTCCAGCAGCTCCACAAGCACATGGAGAGGACCTTCAATGCCCTCGGGCCCATCTACAG GGAGAAGGTGGGCACTCTGAGCAGCGTGAACATCCTGCTGCCGTCTGACATCAGCGAGCTGTTTAAATCAGAGGGGCTGCATCCCCGGAGGATGACGCTGGAGCCATGGGCGACGCATCGAGAGACACGCAACCACCGCAAAGGAGTCTTCCTCAA GAACGGTGAAGAATGGAGATCCGACCGTCTGCAGCTCAACAAGGAGGTCATGATGAGTGCTGCTGTGAGGAGGTTTCTCCCCCTCCTGGACGACGTGGCGAAGGACTTCTGTCGAATGCTGGAAGACCGAGTGGAGCGAGAAGGAAGAAGAGCAGAGGAGGCAAAGCGCAGCCTCACCATCGATCCAAGTCCTGACCTCTTCCGCTTTGCGCTGGAAG CCAGTTGCCATGTGCTGTATGGAGAGCGCATTGGCCTGTTCTCCTCATCTCCCTCCCTGGAGTCTCAGAAGTTCATCTGGGCCGTGGAGCGAATGCTAACAACCACCCCTCCGCTCCTCTACCTTCCCCCTCGCCTTCTGCTCCGCCTGGGCGCTCCCCTGTGGACTGAGCACGCCACGGCGTGGGACCACATCTTCAGTCATG CGGAGGCGAGGATCCAGAAGGCGTACCAGCGTCTGTCGTCCTCAGGAACCATGGCAGCTGGAGGACTCTACAGTGGAGTTCTGGGACAACTCATGGAAAAGGGGAAGCTATCTCTGGATCtgatcaaagctaacatcactGAGTTGATGGCGGGAGGGGTGGACACG ACAGCCGTGCCCCTGCAGTTTGGCCTGTTTGAGCTGGGACGCAACCCGGAGGTGCAGGACAGGGTCAGGCAGCAGGTCAAGAGGTCATGGGAACAGGCGGGAGGTGACCCTCAGAAGgccctgcagggggcgccactGTTGAAAGGAACAATCAAGGAAATTCTCAG GTTATATCCAGTAGGAATCACAGTGCAGCGCTATCCAGTCAAGGATATTGTTCTCCAGAACTACCACATACCAGCAGGG aCAATGGTCCAGGCCTGCCTCTACCCGATGGGAAGGAGTTCCCAGGTGTTTGAGGAGCCGCTCAACTTTGACCCCGGCCGATGGAGCAGCAGCCGGGAGGAAGGCCAGAGAGGGGAAGTGATGGGGTTCCGCTCGCTCGCGTTTGGGTTCGGGGCGAGGCAGTGTGTCGGCAGGAGGATCGCAGAGAATGAGATGCAGCTTTTGCTGATGCAC ATCCTGCTGAGGTTCCATCTGAGCGTCCCCTCCTCCGAGGACCTCCAGACCACCGCCACCCTGATCCTGCAGCCCAAGACTCCTCCACGGATCACCTTCAGCAAACTTTGA
- the LOC112143500 gene encoding dual specificity protein kinase CLK2, translating into MGKKELLSLLKGFLDCICLCLSRSSSESLSRDEWDAESGHLIYRSGDVLDDRYEIINTLGEGTFGKVVQCLDHSRGGSQIALKIIKNHEKYRNAAKLEINVLEKISEKDPLHKNHCVQMLEWFNYNGHICISFQLLSLSTFDFLKSNNFLPYPLQQIRHMASQICHAVSFLHDNKLTHTDLKPENILFVNSGYSLVYNAEKKCNEKRINDTTVRLIDFGTATFDYEHHSVVVSTRHYRAPEVILELGWSHPCDVWSLGCILFEYYEGVTLFQTHDNKEHLAMMERTRGPIPQRMIQSSRKQKYFRSGHLDWNESSKAGRFVKSKCKPLRKYLLSHGREHHHLFDLMERMLEYEPLKRISLPSALEHPFFLNHSGKPQVWRNSWNTSR; encoded by the exons CGCAGCAGCAGTGAGTCTCTGAGCAGAGACGAGTGGGACGCTGAAAGTGGTCACCTGATCTACAGAAGCGGGGATGTCCTGGACGACAGAT atgaGATAATCAACACTTTGGGTGAGGGGACCTTTGGGAAAGTGGTGCAGTGTTTGGACCACAGCAG AGGAGGAAGTCAGATTGCACTGAAGATCATAAAGAACCACGAAAAATACAGAAACGCAGCCAAACTGGAAATCAATGTGTTGGAGAAAATCAGTGAGAAAGATCCACTCCACAAAAA CCACTGCGTACAGATGCTGGAATGGTTCAACTACAACGGCCACATCTGCATCTCCTTTCAGCTGCTGTCTCTCAGCACTTTTGACTTCTTGAAATCAAACAACTTCCTGCCTTACCCACTTCAGCAAATACGGCACATGGCAAGCCAGATCTGCCACGCTGTGAGCT TTCTCCATGACAACAAGCTAACTCACACCGACCTGAAGCCCGAGAACATCCTGTTTGTCAACTCCGGCTACTCCCTGGTATACAACGCAGAGAAG AAGTGCAATGAAAAGAGAATCAATGACACTACAGTGAGGCTGATCGACTTTGGCACCGCCACCTTTGACTATGAACACCACTCGGTTGTCGTCTCGACGCGTCACTATCGGGCGCCGGAGGTCATACTGG AGTTGGGCTGGAGTCACCCCTGTGATGTGTGGAGTTTGGGCTGCATCCTCTTCGAGTACTACGAAGGCGTCACCCTGTTCCAG ACTCATGACAATAAGGAGCATCTGGCCATGATGGAGAGAACACGCGGGCCAATTCCTCAAAGAATGATCCAGAGCAGCAG AAAGCAAAAGTACTTCCGTTCTGGTCATCTGGACTGGAATGAGAGCTCCAAAGCTGGACGCTTTGTTAAGTCCAAGTGCAAACCACTGAGG AAGTACTTATTATCCCATGGAAGGGAGCATCACCATTTGTTTGATCTCATGGAGAGGATGCTGGAGTACGAGCCTTTAAAACGCATTTCTCTTCCTTCTGCTCTGGAGCATCCCTTCTTCCTGAATCACTCAGGAAAGCCTCAGGTGTGGAGGAACAGCTGGAACACCAGCAGATGA
- the pklr gene encoding pyruvate kinase PKLR isoform X2, whose protein sequence is MTMPDSFIQRQQLDASMADTFLEHLCLLDIDQEPITARNTSIICTIGPASRSIQKLQEMVKAGMNIARLNFSHGSHEYHSETIKNIREAVETITSDPLYYRPVAIALDTKGPEIRTGLVKGKVDEEVQLVKGSHVRVVTAGSERDKTDETTVWVDYPHLPKVLEKGSRIYIDDGLMALKVLETGSDWVDTVVEAGGLLCSRKGVNLPGCDLIGLQAVSEQDEADLRFGVAHGVDMVFASFIRSAQDVKDVRRALGELGSHIKIISKVESRQGVQNFEEILAESDGVMVARGDLGIEIPAEKVFIAQKMMIGRCNSAGKPVICATQMLESMVSHPRPTRAEGSDVANAVLDGADCVMLSGETAKGRFPLEAVAMMHSICREAEAAIFHHQLFEELRRLTPLSSDPTEVTAIGAVESSFKCCAGAIIVLTSTGRSSHLLSRYRPRCPIIAVTRSPQVARQSQLLRGVFPALFHPLPAPVWADDVDSRVKFGMDIGKARGFFKSGDMVIVVTGWIPGSGHTNIMRAVHAP, encoded by the exons ATGACAATGCCGGACTCCTTTATTCAGCGCCAGCAGCTCGATGCCAGCATGGCTGACACCTTCCTGGAACATCTGTGTCTGCTGGACATAGACCAGGAGCCAATCACAGCGCGCAACACCAGCATAATCTGCACCATCG gCCCGGCGTCTCGATCGATCCAAAAGCTGCAGGAGATGGTGAAGGCTGGAATGAACATCGCTCGTCTTAATTTCTCACACGGCTCTCATGAA TATCACAGCGAGACCATCAAGAACATCAGGGAGGCCGTGGAGACCATAACCTCTGACCCTCTGTATTATCGACCGGTGGCCATCGCTCTGGACACCAAGGGCCCAGAGATCCGCACGGGTTTAGTTAAAGGG AAAGTGGACGAGGAGGTGCAGCTGGTGAAAGGCAGCCATGTTCGAGTGGTGACTGCTGGGAGTGAAAGAGACAAGACGGATGAGACGACGGTCTGGGTGGACTATCCTCACCTGCCCAAAGTCCTGGAGAAGGGAAGCAGAATCTACATAGACGACGGCCTCATGGCACTCAAGGTGTTAGAAACAG GCTCTGATTGGGTGGACACAGTGGTGGAGGCGGGTGGACTGCTCTGCAGTCGTAAAGGTGTGAACCTCCCGGGATGCGACCTGATCGGCCTGCAGGCGGTGAGCGAGCAGGACGAGGCCGACCTGCGGTTCGGGGTGGCTCACGGCGTGGACATGGTGTTCGCCAGCTTCATCCGCTCCGCCCAGGACGTGAAGGATGTGCGTCGAGCTCTGGGAGAGCTTGGGTCGCACATCAAAATCATCAGCAAAGTGGAGAGCCGCCAAGGAGTCCAGAA TTTCGAGGAGATCCTAGCTGAGAGTGATGGCGTGATGGTTGCCAGGGGCGACTTGGGTATTGAGATTCCTGCTGAGAAGGTCTTCATTGCCCAGAAGATGATGATTGGACGATGCAACTCTGCAGGAAAGCCCGTCATCTGTGCCACACAG ATGCTGGAAAGCATGGTGTCCCACCCGCGGCCAACGAGGGCAGAGGGCAGCGACGTCGCCAACGCCGTGCTGGATGGAGCAGACTGTGTAATGCTATCTGGAGAAACTGCCAAGGGAAGGTTTCCCTTGGAGGCGGTAGCAATGATGCActcg ATCTGCAGGGAAGCAGAGGCAGCCATTTTTCACCACCAGCTCTTTGAGGAGCTGCGTCGCCTCACTCCTCTGTCCTCTGACCCCACAGAGGTTACTGCCATCGGAGCTGTGGAGTCCTCCTTCAAGTGCTGTGCTGGAGCCATCATAGTCCTGACTAGTACTGGAAG ATCGTCACATCTCCTGTCCAGATACCGCCCACGCTGTCCAATCATTGCAGTTACCAGAAGCCCTCAG GTGGCCCGTCAGTCCCAGCTGTTAAGAGGCGTGTTTCCTGCCCTCTTTCACCCTCTGCCGGCACCTGTCTGGGCCGACGATGTTGACAGCAGGGTCAAATTTGGCATGGACATAG GGAAAGCGCGAGGATTCTTCAAGTCGGGCGACATGGTGATTGTGGTGACAGGCTGGATTCCAGGCTCTGGGCACACAAACATCATGAGGGCGGTGCATGCACCATAA
- the pklr gene encoding pyruvate kinase PKLR isoform X1, translating into MEGLLNAARLRRYSDLMTMPDSFIQRQQLDASMADTFLEHLCLLDIDQEPITARNTSIICTIGPASRSIQKLQEMVKAGMNIARLNFSHGSHEYHSETIKNIREAVETITSDPLYYRPVAIALDTKGPEIRTGLVKGKVDEEVQLVKGSHVRVVTAGSERDKTDETTVWVDYPHLPKVLEKGSRIYIDDGLMALKVLETGSDWVDTVVEAGGLLCSRKGVNLPGCDLIGLQAVSEQDEADLRFGVAHGVDMVFASFIRSAQDVKDVRRALGELGSHIKIISKVESRQGVQNFEEILAESDGVMVARGDLGIEIPAEKVFIAQKMMIGRCNSAGKPVICATQMLESMVSHPRPTRAEGSDVANAVLDGADCVMLSGETAKGRFPLEAVAMMHSICREAEAAIFHHQLFEELRRLTPLSSDPTEVTAIGAVESSFKCCAGAIIVLTSTGRSSHLLSRYRPRCPIIAVTRSPQVARQSQLLRGVFPALFHPLPAPVWADDVDSRVKFGMDIGKARGFFKSGDMVIVVTGWIPGSGHTNIMRAVHAP; encoded by the exons atggAGGGTCTTCTTAACGCGG CTCGCCTTAGGCGCTATTCAGATTTGATGACAATGCCGGACTCCTTTATTCAGCGCCAGCAGCTCGATGCCAGCATGGCTGACACCTTCCTGGAACATCTGTGTCTGCTGGACATAGACCAGGAGCCAATCACAGCGCGCAACACCAGCATAATCTGCACCATCG gCCCGGCGTCTCGATCGATCCAAAAGCTGCAGGAGATGGTGAAGGCTGGAATGAACATCGCTCGTCTTAATTTCTCACACGGCTCTCATGAA TATCACAGCGAGACCATCAAGAACATCAGGGAGGCCGTGGAGACCATAACCTCTGACCCTCTGTATTATCGACCGGTGGCCATCGCTCTGGACACCAAGGGCCCAGAGATCCGCACGGGTTTAGTTAAAGGG AAAGTGGACGAGGAGGTGCAGCTGGTGAAAGGCAGCCATGTTCGAGTGGTGACTGCTGGGAGTGAAAGAGACAAGACGGATGAGACGACGGTCTGGGTGGACTATCCTCACCTGCCCAAAGTCCTGGAGAAGGGAAGCAGAATCTACATAGACGACGGCCTCATGGCACTCAAGGTGTTAGAAACAG GCTCTGATTGGGTGGACACAGTGGTGGAGGCGGGTGGACTGCTCTGCAGTCGTAAAGGTGTGAACCTCCCGGGATGCGACCTGATCGGCCTGCAGGCGGTGAGCGAGCAGGACGAGGCCGACCTGCGGTTCGGGGTGGCTCACGGCGTGGACATGGTGTTCGCCAGCTTCATCCGCTCCGCCCAGGACGTGAAGGATGTGCGTCGAGCTCTGGGAGAGCTTGGGTCGCACATCAAAATCATCAGCAAAGTGGAGAGCCGCCAAGGAGTCCAGAA TTTCGAGGAGATCCTAGCTGAGAGTGATGGCGTGATGGTTGCCAGGGGCGACTTGGGTATTGAGATTCCTGCTGAGAAGGTCTTCATTGCCCAGAAGATGATGATTGGACGATGCAACTCTGCAGGAAAGCCCGTCATCTGTGCCACACAG ATGCTGGAAAGCATGGTGTCCCACCCGCGGCCAACGAGGGCAGAGGGCAGCGACGTCGCCAACGCCGTGCTGGATGGAGCAGACTGTGTAATGCTATCTGGAGAAACTGCCAAGGGAAGGTTTCCCTTGGAGGCGGTAGCAATGATGCActcg ATCTGCAGGGAAGCAGAGGCAGCCATTTTTCACCACCAGCTCTTTGAGGAGCTGCGTCGCCTCACTCCTCTGTCCTCTGACCCCACAGAGGTTACTGCCATCGGAGCTGTGGAGTCCTCCTTCAAGTGCTGTGCTGGAGCCATCATAGTCCTGACTAGTACTGGAAG ATCGTCACATCTCCTGTCCAGATACCGCCCACGCTGTCCAATCATTGCAGTTACCAGAAGCCCTCAG GTGGCCCGTCAGTCCCAGCTGTTAAGAGGCGTGTTTCCTGCCCTCTTTCACCCTCTGCCGGCACCTGTCTGGGCCGACGATGTTGACAGCAGGGTCAAATTTGGCATGGACATAG GGAAAGCGCGAGGATTCTTCAAGTCGGGCGACATGGTGATTGTGGTGACAGGCTGGATTCCAGGCTCTGGGCACACAAACATCATGAGGGCGGTGCATGCACCATAA
- the si:ch211-81a5.8 gene encoding complexin-3 has product MESVVKKSLRKPIRTLTSCVTGAEDRRLCPKRRRRQSRGGGGRGGCNRLRKTCYSGQPKDPSSTRSYQADLDKERKQREAMIAQKNAERAAMRSHFRRKYQLPESPKDRNHLRSAGGKVSLPKELSKMIHPETKSKDDGFNLLSAFQGLSFSTAALTQSKHSKAPTPTHGESCRVM; this is encoded by the exons ATGGAGTCTGTGGTGAAAAAGTCACTGAGGAAACCCATCAGGACGCTGACCAGCTGCGTGACAGGGGCAGAGGACCGCCGTTTATGTCCTAAACGCAGGAGGAGACAgagcagaggtggaggaggCCGTGGAGGTTGTAACAGGTTGAGGAAGACATGTTACTCTGGACAACCCAAAGATCCATCAAGCACTCGCTCCTACCAGGCAGATCTGGACAAAGAGAG AAAACAACGGGAGGCAATGATCGCCCAGAAGAATGCTGAGAGAGCAGCCATGAGGTCTCACTTCAGGAGGAAATATCAGCTGCCAGAG AGTCCCAAGGATAGAAACCACCTGAGGTCTGCTGGGGGGAAAGTGTCGCTccccaaagagctgtcgaagatGATTCATCCTGAAACCAAATCCAAGGACGACGGCTTCAACCTTCTGAGCGCCTTCCAAGGCCTCAGCTTCAGCACCGCGGCGCTCACGCAGAGCAAACACAGCAAAGCCCCCACGCCAACACACGGCGAGTCCTGCAGAGTCATGTGA
- the LOC112143274 gene encoding cytochrome P450 11B, mitochondrial isoform X1, translating into MSTGVSACVRASGSSGPRFLGPAQPKALCMTAAGTVVDGKLETAKPVRKRGVDGRVRRFEEIPHTGRNGWINLLKFWRENRFQQLHKHMERTFNALGPIYREKVGTLSSVNILLPSDISELFKSEGLHPRRMTLEPWATHRETRNHRKGVFLKNGEEWRSDRLQLNKEVMMSAAVRRFLPLLDDVAKDFCRMLEDRVEREGRRAEEAKRSLTIDPSPDLFRFALEASCHVLYGERIGLFSSSPSLESQKFIWAVERMLTTTPPLLYLPPRLLLRLGAPLWTEHATAWDHIFSHAEARIQKAYQRLSSSGTMAAGGLYSGVLGQLMEKGKLSLDLIKANITELMAGGVDTTAVPLQFGLFELGRNPEVQDRVRQQVKRSWEQAGGDPQKALQGAPLLKGTIKEILRLYPVGITVQRYPVKDIVLQNYHIPAGVSFYICLIVCFKAAVLASAPPQTMVQACLYPMGRSSQVFEEPLNFDPGRWSSSREEGQRGEVMGFRSLAFGFGARQCVGRRIAENEMQLLLMHILLRFHLSVPSSEDLQTTATLILQPKTPPRITFSKL; encoded by the exons ATGTCCACAGGAGTGAGCGCATGTGTCAGAGCATCAGGCTCTTCTGGGCCCAGATTTTTGGGCCCGGCTCAGCCGAAAGCTCTCTGCATGACTGCAGCGGGGACTGTGGTGGATGGGAAGCTGGAAACGGCGAAACCAGTCAGGAAGAGGGGTGTGGATGGACGAGTGCGCAGGTTTGAGGAGATCCCTCACACGGGGAGGAACGGCTGGATCAACCTGCTGAAGTTCTGGAGAGAAAACCGTTTCCAGCAGCTCCACAAGCACATGGAGAGGACCTTCAATGCCCTCGGGCCCATCTACAG GGAGAAGGTGGGCACTCTGAGCAGCGTGAACATCCTGCTGCCGTCTGACATCAGCGAGCTGTTTAAATCAGAGGGGCTGCATCCCCGGAGGATGACGCTGGAGCCATGGGCGACGCATCGAGAGACACGCAACCACCGCAAAGGAGTCTTCCTCAA GAACGGTGAAGAATGGAGATCCGACCGTCTGCAGCTCAACAAGGAGGTCATGATGAGTGCTGCTGTGAGGAGGTTTCTCCCCCTCCTGGACGACGTGGCGAAGGACTTCTGTCGAATGCTGGAAGACCGAGTGGAGCGAGAAGGAAGAAGAGCAGAGGAGGCAAAGCGCAGCCTCACCATCGATCCAAGTCCTGACCTCTTCCGCTTTGCGCTGGAAG CCAGTTGCCATGTGCTGTATGGAGAGCGCATTGGCCTGTTCTCCTCATCTCCCTCCCTGGAGTCTCAGAAGTTCATCTGGGCCGTGGAGCGAATGCTAACAACCACCCCTCCGCTCCTCTACCTTCCCCCTCGCCTTCTGCTCCGCCTGGGCGCTCCCCTGTGGACTGAGCACGCCACGGCGTGGGACCACATCTTCAGTCATG CGGAGGCGAGGATCCAGAAGGCGTACCAGCGTCTGTCGTCCTCAGGAACCATGGCAGCTGGAGGACTCTACAGTGGAGTTCTGGGACAACTCATGGAAAAGGGGAAGCTATCTCTGGATCtgatcaaagctaacatcactGAGTTGATGGCGGGAGGGGTGGACACG ACAGCCGTGCCCCTGCAGTTTGGCCTGTTTGAGCTGGGACGCAACCCGGAGGTGCAGGACAGGGTCAGGCAGCAGGTCAAGAGGTCATGGGAACAGGCGGGAGGTGACCCTCAGAAGgccctgcagggggcgccactGTTGAAAGGAACAATCAAGGAAATTCTCAG GTTATATCCAGTAGGAATCACAGTGCAGCGCTATCCAGTCAAGGATATTGTTCTCCAGAACTACCACATACCAGCAGGGgtgagtttttacatttgtttaattgtttgcttcaaagctgcagttttagcctctgctcctcctcagaCAATGGTCCAGGCCTGCCTCTACCCGATGGGAAGGAGTTCCCAGGTGTTTGAGGAGCCGCTCAACTTTGACCCCGGCCGATGGAGCAGCAGCCGGGAGGAAGGCCAGAGAGGGGAAGTGATGGGGTTCCGCTCGCTCGCGTTTGGGTTCGGGGCGAGGCAGTGTGTCGGCAGGAGGATCGCAGAGAATGAGATGCAGCTTTTGCTGATGCAC ATCCTGCTGAGGTTCCATCTGAGCGTCCCCTCCTCCGAGGACCTCCAGACCACCGCCACCCTGATCCTGCAGCCCAAGACTCCTCCACGGATCACCTTCAGCAAACTTTGA